CCTCGCGAAACGCGACGGCAATCTCATTCTCGAATTACCGAGCGAGGTCTCCGGTCGATACGGACGAAACAAAACGCCGATTCTGATGGCGCCAATGTATATCTCCGGATTGGATGTCCCGGCATACTGGGCGACGATTGATACGGCTTGTCGGGCAATGCCGTTGTCGGATCCGGCTTCGTTGCCGGTTGTCGCGGCCCGCTACATTCGCACGCAGCAGCTGCGACGCGGAATCAACCACATCTATCTCGGCGCCAACGATCCACGACTGCTCCGAAGCGCCGATGAATTCTGCCAATTCTGGAACGAAGGCGTCAATCGCGATGGCAATGACATGACCATGTCGCGATACCTCGGCCTGCCGCGAGACTCCCATATGAATCTGGAGGCGATATTGGGCACCAGCGAACACAAGCTCGCGATCTTTCTGCTGCGAACAGGTAACCCGGCGCGGCATGACGGGATGAAAGCGCCCAACCCAATGCCAACGGGGCATCCGCTGCTTCTGGCGGGCGCCGATGCGATTGACTCGGCGCACAAGGGGCTCACGGCGGCCGATGTCGATCTCATCCTGGCGCTGGCAAACGTCAAGCGGTGCAGCGAGAAAATGCCGACCCTGCTGATCACCGTGGATGCACCGAGTCTCGAAGCATCCGCGTGGCTCGGCCAACTCTGGGCGGACATCACGCTGGTCTATTCGAGATTGATCGGCGTGGACGCCGGATCAAATCCGGAGGTTAAGGCGGTTCGCACGCGCGCCGCCCAATGGCTTGCGGACAAGGGCGCGGCAATGAATCTGCTGAGCCAGCGATCCTGAATGGTCCTCATGTGCGGCGCAGGCGACCGGCGGGTTTGCGGGATTATCACATTGCATGGAGGCGCGCCGGCGCTAGAATGGTCGTCGGGATTTTCGTCGGATGTGAGGGTGCGACGTTGAAGCCGAAGATCGGGATCGTGAATCATGGAGATTGCATCAGTGGCATGAAGATGCTTGACGCCGGATGCGTCGATCTCGTTTTTGCAGATCCCCCCTTCAATATCGGATATGAATACGACAGCTACGACGATCGGCAGGATCGAGAAAGATATTTATCATGGTGCCGGGATTGGATGGCCGAGGTGTATCGCGTTCTGAAGCCGGACGGCACCTTCTGGCTTGCGATCGGTGATGAGTACGCTGCGGAGCTGAAGCTCATTGCCCAGAACGCGTTTCCGACCATTCCCCTGAACGCCAACTGCGGCGCACCGGACGAAGGCCGCCAATGCGCGGTGGCCCGCGAAGCCGGCGCGAGCCCCTTCCAGGTCGGCAAACGGCGCAAGCCCGTCGTGAAAGGGGGGGCTTCAAGTCAAACCGGCGGATTCCACTGCCGAAGCTGGGTCATCTGGTATTACACCTTCGGCGTGCATTGCCAGAACAAGTTCACTCGGAGCCATGCCCATCTCTTCCAACTCGTCAAGGATCCCGCGCGGTTCACTTTCAACGTCGACGCGATACGAGTGCCATCTGCGCGGCAGCTTGTCTACGGCGATAAACGCGCCAACTCCACGGGCCGCACGCCGGATGACACTTGGATCATCCCGCCGGCCGTGACCAACCAGAAGGATGAAGCCGCGACCTCCGTGCGCGATCGATCGTCCAGCCACCTGCGAACGGCATCGACGGTGGACGGTTTCACGCTGCGGCCGCAGGATATACCCGATCGGTTCGAGGCCGATTCCGACACGTGGTATTTCTCTCGCGTCGCAGGCACCTTTAAGGAGCGCGAGGGCTGGCACGGTTGCCAGATGCCGGAGCAGTTGCTGGGGCGCATCATCCGGGCGTGCAGCAATGAAAACGAGTTGGTGCTTGATCCTTTTTCGGGAAGCGGCACGACGCTCGCCGTTGCGAGAAAGCTCGGCAGAACGCCGATCGGTTTCGAGATGTCCGAACAGTATGCCATGCACGCACAGCGACGGCTTTCCGCCGTCTCGCCGGGCGATCCTCTCGACGGGGCGGCGGATCCGCTTACCAGTGCGCCCCTCACGTCGAACGGAAGAAAGCTAAGAGATGTTCAAACGCGCGGGATTGCCCAGCGCAGGCGATAGACCCGTCAGGCATCCCGGGTGTGGAATGCGCCGTCCCAGCTTTGAGTCGTTGGACGCATCGCGGTACGGCCGCGCCAGATAAGGGGGATCGCTTGGAACAGGAAGTTTACGATCGATGCCGGAATCATGCCGCGTTCGTGCGCCGCGAAACGCGCGGTCTCCTGCGAATCAGCGGCGAAGACCGCGCCGGGTGGCTCTCGAATCTTGTCACCAATGTGCTGACAACGCTCAACCCTGGAGAAGGTAACTACGCATTCGTCGTGAATGTCAAGGGTCGGACACAGTTTGATCTGAATATCCTCGTCCGGCCCGACTGCCTCTTGCTCGATATTGATCGACGCTGGATTGAATCGGCCGCGAAGTTTCTGCATCGATACATCGTTGTTGAGCGCGTCGAAATTCGCGATGAAACGAATTCGATCCGCCGTGCTGCAATCATCGGTCCCAGGGCGCACGAGGCGGTTGAAAGGCTCGGCTTGGGGAACCTCACGCCGATGGCGTGGCTGCAGAACGTCGATGCCGATTGGGACGGCTCGCCTGTCCTCATGTTCCGGCACGACTTCACCGGCCAGCCCGGAGCGGAGTTTGTCGCCTTCGGTGCCCGTGCGCCTGAAGTGATCGACCGGGTTCGAGCCGCGGTTGCCTCGATCGGCGGCATCGAAATCGACACATCCATGGCCGACACGCTGCGCATCGAAGCCGGGATTCCGGCCAGCGTCGAAGACATAGACGAAGAGGTGATCCCGCCGGAGACAGGGCAGATCGAGCGAGGCATCAGCTATCACAAGGGCTGCTACCTGGGACAGGAGGTCATCGAGCGGATGCGCTCACATGGCGTACTCGCCCGAATGCTGGTCGGAGTGAAGTTCGATGCCGCCGCGTCAGCCGATCTCCGGCCTCTGCCGCGATCCACGCCGCTCCATGTGGGCGAGACCGAAGTGGGGAGGACGATGTCGAGCTGCATCAGTCCGGCGCTGAATCGCGCCGCGCTGTCTTTGGCATATGTCAAATCGGCTCAGGCCCGGCCGGGGACCAGGCTGACCGCTCGAACCGCCGACGGCGATATCACCGGCGAAGTCGTCAAGCTGCCGCTCTGACGCGGGTTGGATGCGCTCGTTGGAACCTGCGATCGAGGATCGTCACATTCGCTTGAGAGTCTGCTTCGCGCCTTTTGCGTCGGAGATTTGAAGCGTTCGCGAGAAGCTGTTGTAAGTCGCGTTGTACACGCGAGCTTCCTTTCCCGCTTGTTTCAGCTCGAGCTTGAACCCGTTGAATGCATAGCTCCCGTTGAGCACCTGCCCTTCGCTTCCGGGGCGCTTGGCGTAGGCGGTGAACGTCTTGTCGTCCTTGAAAGTGGCTCGCGCGATATGAAAGTCGGCCCCTTCGGGCATGGCGCCACCGTCGTACGCGCCGGAAATGGCGGAGCTGCATCCGCCCCCGCCAAGGCTCATCAGACTGCCGAGCAAAATGGCAACCCACGCTGAGCGTTTGACTCGATTCATGGACCACATCCCTCGAATAACGTTTAGGCCGTAGACAACCAGCCTGTTTCGAACGACGCTAACTCTGTCCTTCGTTGCTGTCAAACGCGGGGCGCTCGCCTTTCGGATTCGGCCCGCTGCATGGTGTCCGGTTCGACAAACTGGATGACAGGTGCGCGCAAATTCCGGCGGAATCGGCTACAATGGCGGTTGATGATCCGACCGCCGGTCGGTGATGGGAAGACTCATCGCCGCTTCGGGTGTCGCGACGCATGGGATTCACGCCAAACGGGAATGGAACGTGGACTCTGAACTCCACCACCCCCACGATCCGGACTCGTCCGCGCCGTCGGAGCGCTCCGCCGACCAGCTGCTGCCCGAGGTGTATGACGAGCTACACGCCCTTGCGGAACGATTTCTTTTCCGCGAACGGCCGGATCACACCCTCCAGCCCACCGCGCTGATCAACGAAGCCTACCTGCGCCTGTCCGAAAAAAATAGCGATACTTGGAACGATCGGTCTCATTTCGTCCTGATCGCCGCCCGAGCGATGCGCCAGATACTGGTGAACCATGCTGTCCACCGCGGCGCGCAAAAACGGGGCGGAAACTGGCGTGAGATCGCGCTGGACGAGGCCGTTGCTATTTTCAGCGGAACCTCGATCGACATCATTGCCCTCGACGAAGCGCTGGCCAAACTCTCGGAACTGGACGAAATCCAGGGTCGGATTGTCGAACTTCGCTATTTTGGCGGCCTCACGACCGACGAGGCGGCCTCGGTGCTCGGCTTGTCGGTCCGCACACTGGAGCGGGAGTGGAGCATGGCGCGGGCCTGGCTTCGGCGCGAGCTGGATGACACCGGGGGTTGATGCGATCCTCACGAGAGATCATGCATGCCCGGAACGCGATGGCGACGGACCAAGACGATCTTTCACGCGGCGATCGATCTGCCGGCCGATCGTCGCGATGAGTTTCTCTCCGGCGTTTGCAATGGGGATGCGTCGCTCCTCTCTGAGGTGCGCTCACTTCTCACGCACCATGAGCGGCAGGGCGCCGAACACGGTCCCCCCGACGCACGGTCCGTCGCGCTTGCGTTTGAACGCGCCGAGATCAACGCCCGAATCGGCTCGCGGATTGGTCCATACGAACTCGATCGGCTGATCGATGCCGGCGGCATGGGGAAGGTGTATCTCGCTCACCGGGTCGACGGCCAGTTTGAACGCTCCGTCGCCATCAAGATTATCCGCCGCGGATTCAACAACGACGAGATGCGCCGGCGCTTCCGGAACGAGCAGCGCGCGCTGGCCGCACTTGATCATCCCAATATCGCCCGCCTCATTGATGGCGGCATCACTTCGGATGATCTTTCGTATCTGGTCATGGAATATGTCGAAGGCCGGCCCATCGACGAATACTGCAACTGGCGACGTCTTTCGGTCGAATGTCGGCTCGAGCTTTTCCGAGCGGTTTGTTCGGCCGTTCACTACGCACACCAGCGTTTGGTTATTCATCGTGATTTGAAGCCGAGCAATATTCTTGTGACGGCCGACGGCATTCCGAAACTGCTTGATTTCGGCATCGCGAAAGTCATGGATGGGCAAAACGACGGTGACGATGCCGCATTCACCACACGCATCAACTCTGTTCCGTTTCTGACACCGGAATACGCACCGCCCGAACAGCTTCGCGGCGAGGGCATCACCACCGCCGGCGACATCTATTCGCTTGGAGTGATACTGTTTGAGCTGCTTTCAGGTCGTCGGCCGCATCTTCGCGCGGGGCGATCACAGATGGATTTCGCGGCGGAGATATGCGAGCGAGAGCCGGAGCGCCCCAGCGCGGTCTGCGGGGCGGCGGCCCGGGACCGCGGCATGCAGCCGGCAGCATTGAGTCGAAGGCTCTCCGGCGATCTGGACAACATCTGCCTCATGGCGCTGCGCAAGGAACCGCGTCGCCGCTACGGCAGCGCCGAACAGCTTGCCGAGGACCTGCGGCGGCATCTGGACGGGCGCCCGGTCATCGCGCGGCGCGACACGTTCGGGTATCGGGCCGCGAAATTCGTTCGCAGGAATCGACTGGCCGTTCTGGTTTCGACGCTGTTCCTCGGTGCACTGGTCGGCGGGTTGATATTCGCCGTTTACACGCTGGGTGAGGTTCGGCGCGCGCAGGATCGAACCCTGGTGATGAATCAGTTTCTGAAGCGGATGATCGCTGAGGCGGACGTCAACCAGGCCGGCCATGATCTGACGGTGCTTGAGATGCTGAACCGCGCGGGCGATCGCGTCGCACGAGATTTCAAGGAACATCCGGATGTCGAGGCCGGATTGCACGCCGCAATCGGAAGTGCCTATCTCAGTTTGCGATTGTCCGAGGCCGAGCCGCACCTCCGAGCGGCCTATGAGATTCGCCGCCGGCTGTATGGCGATCGAAATCAGGATACGGTCGACAGCCTGCACGACCTGGCCATCATGCACTTCCAGAAGGGCGAATTGGACGAGGCCGACCGCAAGGCATCTGCTGCTCTGGACGCACAACGATCATTGACCGGAGAAATCAACGAGTCGTTTGCGTCGAAGCTCGACGATCTGGCCGTGATTGTCCGCAACAAGGGCGAGTATCAACGTGCCGAGCCGTTGTATCGGCGTGCACTGGCTCTGAAGCGTCATCTCTTCGGCCCGTCACACGTCGAAACAGCCCAGACTTTGAATAACTACGCACTGCTTCTCAAGCTGCGGGGCGATCTGGGCCGGGCTGAGCACATGTATCGCGAGGCCATTGACGTGCGCCGGCGCGGCGGAGGCGGCGAACATCATGCGCTCGCCACCACGCTGAATAATCTTGCGGCGCTGCTTCATGCCAAGGGTTTTGATGACGAGGCGGAGCCGCTCTACCGGGAGTCGCTTGCTTTGCAGGAGCGACTGCTTGGCAGTGAACACCCCTCGACCGCGTTGACTGAAAATAATCTCGCGATGCTCCTTCTCTCCGCCGGTCGCCTCAAGGAAGCCGACGCGCTGTTTCACCACTCACTCAAGGCGCACCGGGAACGACTGGGCGAACGACACGCACAGGTCGCGACCCTGATATTCAATCTTGGCAGTTTGTATCAGCAGCAGGCCCGATTTGATGAAGCGGAACGACTGTATCAACAGGCGTATGAAATTCGGCGGGTCGCCCTCGGGCCCGATCATCCGGATGTCGCGACCAGCCTGGCCGGGCTGGGAAGCCTCGCAATCGATCTGAAGCGATTTGATGAGGCTCGTCGCTTCCTGACGGATGCCCTGGCCATTCGACGGCAGCGCTTCCCCGAGGGTCACGCCAGTGTCGCCGCGGGAATTGACCAGTTGGCCCGATTGAATCTTGCGATCGGCGCGGTGGATGATGCCGAGCGGGACGCGCGCGAGGCCCTGGCGCTGAGGGAAGGCCATTTGCTCGCGGGCCATCCGGACATCGGTGCATCCCATGTGCGACTCGGGAGCGTGCTTGCAAAGCGCGGCTGCATGGCCGAAGCCCGCCGGCAGGTCATCCAGGGAATCGCGATCCTGCGGGCGCGGGTGCGGCCCGGTCATCCGGCGCTCGTTCCGGCGCTGACGGAACTTGGTCGAATCGCCTTCGTTGAAGGCGACATGCGCGTCGCGCGATCGAGCTTGGAAGAAGCGCTTCAAAATGGGCAGGCGCTCTACGGATTGCAGCACCCCGACGTTCAGGAAATAGTGGCGCAGTTGGAGAAGCTGCCGCCGATCGACTCGGCCGTGGAGAGCGAGCCGTCCCATCGCCGATTCGCCCGGTGAATCGGAAATGCAATCGCAGATAAAACGCTCGAGGCGCTCAATCCGGCTCGCTGTCGGCCGATGTCAGCTCGGCGATGGTGACGCGGCCAAGGAATTCTCGCATGGTTTTGACCATCATGCTGTAGACCGTCTCCATGCGACCGAGTGCGTGCGGCGAAAAGAGTGTTCGATCTTCGGCGCTCGTGCTCGCCACCAGGTGCCCGTCGACCGCTTCGATCACCTCAAGGACGGAAATCTCATTGGCCGGTCGATTCAGCTTGAATCCTCCGGCTCGTCCAACCTGGCTTGCGAGTATCTGTCCGCGAACCAGTTGCTGAAGGATCTTGAGCAGATACCCGAACGGAAGTTTCCGCGCGCTGGCGATTTCGCGTCCCTGAATCGGGTGGCCATTGGATTGTTCGGCAATGTGGATCAAGGCAATCATTGCGTAGGTTGCTGCCTTGCCGAATCCCAATTGATGTACCGCGGGAGTTGTCATGGTTAGGTGCTCGTATTTGGAACACGCGGGAATTAACCGGGCCTCGTCCACCCTCCATGTTGGATCAAGTGGACAGAAGTCGGCAGTTCGACGTCGGGGATCACGCTGACGCTCCGATTTCGAGTTCTCACTGTGGTTGAATCTGCGCGCATCCACTCCTCGTCCACAGAAGCTTTCTAATCCCCAAGACGAGCCCATTTGGGTCGCTTGTCACGCTTAATGTGGGCCGGTGAGAACCCTCCGCAGCCCTCCCGGTGTAGCCGGCCACCCACGTAATAACTAACGACAAATCTCGACCAAAACTCAAGTTGATTTCGCGACATGATAAATCCATCGAATATGTCATGTCTCACATATGGCACTCAATAAAGACTCGTGTCGGTTTCATTTAAGGAGTGTCTCACTTTCGGGGCACTCATCTCATTGTCCCATCGGAACTCGCTGATCACGACGAGGCGTGCTTGGCAAAGCACATGCCGATACGGGATATTTCTAGTCGACCTGCCTCTTCGTACCTTCGTACATCAATCCTACGCGATCGGCGCAGCGCGGATCGTTCTGAAATTCGCCCTTGACTGATGTGTTACAAGCAGATGACGTGGGACCGACTTCGTATCTGAGTTGGCGAGCATTGAAGTAACATCTCTGGAATTCTAGTCACACTACGGGTATTCTCTTCCGCTCGGAACGGCCGGGTGTCGATGAGGTGTTCGGCGTTCAGCGCGGCACGACACGGCTCGACTGGAGAGCTATGCGGTCTTCAGCATGAACGGTGCGCGTGGCCAGCTGAAAAATGCGCAGTCAGTGCGTAAAAAGACAGGCTGATTCAAAAACTTGCAGTGGGACACAGGAGCAGCAGGAGCATGCGTCAGAATATATATATCCGGAGTCTATGTATCGCCTTCTTGGCTTGTCTATTCTCAGGCTGCGAAGCGATCGACGTCTGGACAGCGCCCACACCCACGCCCGAGCAATACGACAAAGGGCTGATCGTGTTCTATCCGGGCACCGCCGGACTCAACATCGAGGCCATTGGTTTCTATTACGCCTTTCGCGAGGCGGGAATCGATCTGGCCTTTGAGGAAACGCTCTGGACCGAGTACCTCGAAACGATTCTGTCGCCGGACGGCGTGCAGGATCGAATCACCGAGCGCTGCAAGGCCGAAGCCAACCGCATTGCCGATTACATTCGAGCCTACCCCAATCGGCCGGTGACACTCATCAGCTATTCAGGCGGCGCAATCGCGGTGATCCGCGTCGCGGAGAATATGCCGCTCGACGTGAAGCTTGATCGGCTCATCACCATGAGCCCCGGAATCTGGAAGGGCATCGATCTCACCGGCGCGCTCGACAATACCACACAAGGCATGATCAACTACTGGTCGCCGATTGAATACGGTCCGATTCTGGTTTCGCGCATCTTCGGGCTTGCCGACAGCTCCCGGCTCGATCCGGCATGTTCATTCGGTTTCGACCAGGTTGACCCGCGGTTGACTCAGGTTGCATGGTCCGAGGAACTGAGCGAATTCGACAACCGCGGCGAACATCTCGATTTTCTCATCAACATCCCGTGGCTGAAGAAGTTCGTCGCGCCATGGATCATCACATCGAAGTGATTGCGGCCGGTTGGAACCCGGCGTGGTGGTAAATCCGAGCGGGCTAATCGGACAGCGAAAACGGCGTGAAGTTCGTC
This portion of the Phycisphaerae bacterium genome encodes:
- a CDS encoding site-specific DNA-methyltransferase, which gives rise to MKPKIGIVNHGDCISGMKMLDAGCVDLVFADPPFNIGYEYDSYDDRQDRERYLSWCRDWMAEVYRVLKPDGTFWLAIGDEYAAELKLIAQNAFPTIPLNANCGAPDEGRQCAVAREAGASPFQVGKRRKPVVKGGASSQTGGFHCRSWVIWYYTFGVHCQNKFTRSHAHLFQLVKDPARFTFNVDAIRVPSARQLVYGDKRANSTGRTPDDTWIIPPAVTNQKDEAATSVRDRSSSHLRTASTVDGFTLRPQDIPDRFEADSDTWYFSRVAGTFKEREGWHGCQMPEQLLGRIIRACSNENELVLDPFSGSGTTLAVARKLGRTPIGFEMSEQYAMHAQRRLSAVSPGDPLDGAADPLTSAPLTSNGRKLRDVQTRGIAQRRR
- a CDS encoding aminomethyltransferase family protein; translated protein: MEQEVYDRCRNHAAFVRRETRGLLRISGEDRAGWLSNLVTNVLTTLNPGEGNYAFVVNVKGRTQFDLNILVRPDCLLLDIDRRWIESAAKFLHRYIVVERVEIRDETNSIRRAAIIGPRAHEAVERLGLGNLTPMAWLQNVDADWDGSPVLMFRHDFTGQPGAEFVAFGARAPEVIDRVRAAVASIGGIEIDTSMADTLRIEAGIPASVEDIDEEVIPPETGQIERGISYHKGCYLGQEVIERMRSHGVLARMLVGVKFDAAASADLRPLPRSTPLHVGETEVGRTMSSCISPALNRAALSLAYVKSAQARPGTRLTARTADGDITGEVVKLPL
- a CDS encoding sigma-70 family RNA polymerase sigma factor, encoding MGRLIAASGVATHGIHAKREWNVDSELHHPHDPDSSAPSERSADQLLPEVYDELHALAERFLFRERPDHTLQPTALINEAYLRLSEKNSDTWNDRSHFVLIAARAMRQILVNHAVHRGAQKRGGNWREIALDEAVAIFSGTSIDIIALDEALAKLSELDEIQGRIVELRYFGGLTTDEAASVLGLSVRTLEREWSMARAWLRRELDDTGG
- a CDS encoding serine/threonine protein kinase, with the translated sequence MPGTRWRRTKTIFHAAIDLPADRRDEFLSGVCNGDASLLSEVRSLLTHHERQGAEHGPPDARSVALAFERAEINARIGSRIGPYELDRLIDAGGMGKVYLAHRVDGQFERSVAIKIIRRGFNNDEMRRRFRNEQRALAALDHPNIARLIDGGITSDDLSYLVMEYVEGRPIDEYCNWRRLSVECRLELFRAVCSAVHYAHQRLVIHRDLKPSNILVTADGIPKLLDFGIAKVMDGQNDGDDAAFTTRINSVPFLTPEYAPPEQLRGEGITTAGDIYSLGVILFELLSGRRPHLRAGRSQMDFAAEICEREPERPSAVCGAAARDRGMQPAALSRRLSGDLDNICLMALRKEPRRRYGSAEQLAEDLRRHLDGRPVIARRDTFGYRAAKFVRRNRLAVLVSTLFLGALVGGLIFAVYTLGEVRRAQDRTLVMNQFLKRMIAEADVNQAGHDLTVLEMLNRAGDRVARDFKEHPDVEAGLHAAIGSAYLSLRLSEAEPHLRAAYEIRRRLYGDRNQDTVDSLHDLAIMHFQKGELDEADRKASAALDAQRSLTGEINESFASKLDDLAVIVRNKGEYQRAEPLYRRALALKRHLFGPSHVETAQTLNNYALLLKLRGDLGRAEHMYREAIDVRRRGGGGEHHALATTLNNLAALLHAKGFDDEAEPLYRESLALQERLLGSEHPSTALTENNLAMLLLSAGRLKEADALFHHSLKAHRERLGERHAQVATLIFNLGSLYQQQARFDEAERLYQQAYEIRRVALGPDHPDVATSLAGLGSLAIDLKRFDEARRFLTDALAIRRQRFPEGHASVAAGIDQLARLNLAIGAVDDAERDAREALALREGHLLAGHPDIGASHVRLGSVLAKRGCMAEARRQVIQGIAILRARVRPGHPALVPALTELGRIAFVEGDMRVARSSLEEALQNGQALYGLQHPDVQEIVAQLEKLPPIDSAVESEPSHRRFAR
- a CDS encoding Rrf2 family transcriptional regulator, producing MTTPAVHQLGFGKAATYAMIALIHIAEQSNGHPIQGREIASARKLPFGYLLKILQQLVRGQILASQVGRAGGFKLNRPANEISVLEVIEAVDGHLVASTSAEDRTLFSPHALGRMETVYSMMVKTMREFLGRVTIAELTSADSEPD